The following coding sequences are from one Helicoverpa armigera isolate CAAS_96S chromosome 2, ASM3070526v1, whole genome shotgun sequence window:
- the LOC110375662 gene encoding protein yellow → MLALLLLAAVAAAAAQNDTFPRPPAPRREQFRVIYEWNAIDFEWKSPEDREVSLNTSRYIPQNVLISGINFYQDDLYLTMPRMLDGVPATLATIPVQPVDTAPKLRPFPSWSQNAVGDCNALQFVQNIEIDKNGIMWILDNGRVGTLTQNPDPKCPPSLVLIDLKSDTKEMERIPFPADSVNPNTTYLNDLVVDNRNGDYAYITDNSAVDPGIIVFRRSDKKSWKIRDNQSMSSVAEATFFRINGTTVNLPVNIDGIALGPQYLNEEGKVDRKVYYCPLSSFHLYAINASVLQNETLAQRGDNAIRPYVVDLGNKASQTDGMKMDSSGVLFYGLIGNSTIAEWNTTVDFRVGQRTIARDPNYIQWVDRFTFDSKGNVYVVINRLYNFVKNQVSLNEVNYRILKSHTGSKSYVFSEDLAEATTGPQSAAAAPALACSLALLALAHLLA, encoded by the coding sequence GTCGCTGCCGCGGCCGCGCAAAACGACACATTCCCGCGACCGCCCGCGCCAAGACGCGAACAGTTCAGAGTTATATACGAATGGAACGCAATCGATTTCGAATGGAAATCCCCGGAAGACCGCGAGGTCTCCCTCAATACAAGCCGATACATCCCCCAAAACGTTTTAATCTCTGGCATAAACTTCTACCAAGACGATTTGTACCTGACAATGCCGAGAATGTTGGACGGAGTGCCGGCGACACTGGCGACCATCCCCGTGCAGCCGGTGGACACGGCCCCCAAGCTGCGCCCCTTCCCTAGCTGGAGCCAGAACGCTGTTGGGGACTGCAACGCGTTGCAATTCGTGCAAAACATAGAGATTGACAAAAATGGAATTATGTGGATCCTGGATAACGGACGTGTGGGCACTCTAACCCAAAACCCGGACCCCAAGTGCCCGCCATCGCTTGTGCTCATCGACCTCAAGAGTGATACCAAAGAAATGGAACGCATACCGTTCCCCGCTGACTCGGTCAATCCTAACACTACGTATCTGAACGATCTCGTCGTGGATAATCGTAATGGTGATTACGCGTACATCACGGACAACAGTGCTGTCGATCCCGGTATTATAGTTTTTCGTCGCAGTGACAAAAAATCGTGGAAAATTCGTGATAACCAATCAATGTCTTCTGTCGCCGAAGCTACATTTTTCCGCATCAATGGCACCACGGTCAACCTTCCCGTTAACATTGATGGGATAGCCCTTGGACCCCAGTACTTGAATGAGGAGGGTAAAGTTGATAGAAAAGTGTATTACTGTCCGTTGTCTAGTTTTCACCTGTACGCTATAAACGCATCGGTGCTGCAAAATGAAACACTTGCCCAAAGGGGTGATAATGCTATACGCCCATACGTCGTCGATCTCGGTAACAAAGCCTCTCAGACTGACGGCATGAAGATGGATTCATCTGGAGTACTTTTCTATGGTTTGATTGGAAACTCTACAATCGCTGAATGGAACACCACCGTCGACTTCCGTGTCGGCCAACGCACCATCGCCCGGGATCCAAACTACATTCAGTGGGTAGACAGATTCACATTCGACAGCAAGGGAAATGTATATGTTGTTATAAACAGACTGTACAACTTCGTCAAAAATCAGGTATCCCTGAATGAAGTTAACTACAGGATTTTGAAGTCGCATACTGGATCAAAGAGTTACGTGTTCAGCGAGGACTTGGCGGAGGCGACGACGGGCCCGCagagcgcggcggcggcgcccgcgctCGCCTGCTCGCTTGCGCTG